In Chryseobacterium sp. C-71, the genomic window GTCTTTCCTGCTGATGTTTTGATAGTTATGTAATAAACTCCTGTCGGTGCATCTGAAATATCTATCTTTTCTACATCGTTTTGAGACCTAATTATTCTTCCAACGGTATTGGTAATTTCAACAGATTTTATTTTGTCATCCCCTTTGAAATATATAATTCCTGTGGTAGGATTTGGGTAAATTGTAGAAACTTCTTTTCTAGTATCACTTACTGATAACGCAGACAACGAAATTCTTTTCACTCTTGTTGAACCTTGTGAGTAGGCTAAAACCAAATAGTTATTTGCTGAGTCAACAAATAAATCATTGTAAGTAACCTGACCATCCGAAACAAAATCTCCTCCTAATGTAGACCAGATATTTGATGTGCTGTCAAATTTATAAACCGTGTTTCTTAGGTGATTTCCGTCACTGCTATCCCATTGACTTGCCACAACGTAAGGATTGCCGCTTGAAGTGACGGCAATCGCAAGATGTTGTACAGCCGTCAATGAAAAATTAGCATTACCAACTTGTGACCAAGCAGTACCGTTCCACTTTTTTACATTAATTTTTCTTCCGAGAGTAGAAGTAGATATGTAGGCTACATATATATTATTACTGCCATCGATTGCAATATCAGAAGTGTATTGCTCACCTGAAGACGAAGCATCTACAATCGCACCTCCCAGCATTGTCCAGTTATCTGTAGATGTTGCAGTAGTTGAGTTTTCATAAACTCTTACTCCACTCAAGACATTACAGGTGTAGACTTTATTATTTGTACCGATAACCATCTCTGCAAAAGTTGCACCGCCAGAAAACCCTGCATTTCCAACCTGTTCCCATGCATTATTTATTAATCGTCTTACGGTTCCTGATCCATCTGAAGCATAGGTGAATAAAGTGTTGGTTGGTGATACGGCAGATGCATGATAATTAACAGTATTGGTTGTAGCACTTGTCATTGAAGACCATGCATTACCACTGAATTTACGAACCTCTAATCCTGTGCCCTGATTAGTGTAAAAAACACTTCCTAAAGCATCTACAGAAAGAGAGTTGTACAGTGCAGTGCCTATAGTTATTCCCGGAGTTCCTCCAAGATATGACCAAGATGATCCGTCAAATTTTTGTACAGAACCTTTTGCTACAGAACCATCGTAGTATGATAAAAAGTAATTTCCGGAAGCGTCAACTACCAAATTATTATAGCTGGAATTACCTGCAGAGACACTTGCTGATGTACCTACATTTTCCCATTGTTGAGCCTGTAACGAAATAAAATTTAGAGCAACTCCAAAGGCTAAGAGTGTTTTTCTAAATGTAAAAAAGGAGTTTTTTTTCATGATAACAAATTTTAGATTTTATAATTATTGTATTACTTTTTTTAATTTTCAGAAATGAAAAAAGATGAACAAATCTTACATCAAGAATGTGTAACAAATGTATGATGTTGAATGATAAAACGGTGGGAATTTGAAAAATTTGAAATGAAATAGGGTACTCATTAGATACTCCATGAGCTATATGCAAGATTAATGATTAATTTACAAAATAGATTTTTGGATTTTTCAATCATCATTAAATTTTTAATTTTAAATAATGTGTCGGAAATCTAATTGTTTTGTGCTGAAATATTAATAAAAAAAGGCCATTATCGTTTACTACATGATAATGGCTTTGTATGTTGAAAATCTTTGAGTTTATTGAATATTATCTATAAATTGATAAATATCTTCATTCGCAGGGATTCCCAATTTTTTTCTTAATCTGTACTTTTTATTTTGAACGGTACGAGTTTCTATAAAAGTATACTGAGCAATTTCTTTAGTTGTTAATTTGATTTTCAGAAGTGCACAAAACTCAATTTCAGATTGCTGTAAATCAGGATTTATTTTCAATAATTTATTAGAAAACTGAGGGAAAATATTTTCAAATGCAAATAAGAAAGATTCATCTTTGTTCTTCACAAGATTGATGAGATGGTTGTATGTTTCCTGTAAATTGAGATCTTCTGCTTTTTTGCTTTTTCTTTTGTACTTAAAAATAATAAACCCGAAAGTTCCTATAAGAAGAATAAAAACGATGATCCAAAGAACAATTTTTTGAGCATCTTTTTGATTGTCTTCAATTTTTTCTTTTTCAATTACTTTTTGAAGAGAATTGTATTTACTCTGCAAAATATTCAGATCCAATTGCTTTAGTTTTTCTTGGTAATAATCTGCACTGTCTTTTCTTCCTGTTTTAGTATAAATTTCCTGTAAAGCATTATAGACATTGCTTTTATTGAGTTCAATGCCGTTCTTTTGACTAAAGAAAAGCGCTTTATGAAAATTTGCAACAGAATTTTTATAATCGCCTCTGGATTTCATTACTTCCCCCAATACAATGTAATTTGAAACCATTGTCTTGTCATAAGAAAGTTCTCTTGGCATTAATTCCATAGATTTTTTAACGTAATAATCAGCGGAATCTATATTGTATTGAATGTAAATATTAGCAAGATTTGAATAGTTTAAATATTGGAAATCAGAATATTCATTGGCATTTTTAAGTTCTTTTCCCGTTGCTATTTCTTCAAGAATTTTTTTTGCGGCCTTTCTCGGCTGTTTGATATCCAAATAAATATTTGAATAGCTATTCAGGATATTAGCTTTCGCATAAAATATTTTTTTTGACTTTGACTGATCTTTTTGCAAAATCTCATAGGCATTATTCAAATATATTATAGCCTTATCATGAAAGTTATTGATAGAGTAGGTTTCGGCCAAATAAACATTGGCCATTGCTTCGTAATAGAAATCTTTGAATTCACGGGATTTTTGCTGTAAATTTTCTGAAGTGACAATGAGACTGTCAGTTAAATTTTTGTTGTAAAAATAACGGCACTTTCTATCAAGTAGCTTCATCTCAGAAAGTGAATCTTTCAGAATGCGTGATTTGATTAATAAAGGTTCTAATTGTAGATAAGCTTCGTCAATATTATTTGTGAAAAGTTTTGAATTTGCAGATATTTTTTGTCTTAATTTATCTACATGTGCAGATTGCTGAGCTTGTAAAGAAAAACTCGAAGTTAAAAAAGAAAAAGATATAAATTTCAGCAAAAGCCCTCTCATTCTACGGTATTAGATTATGATTTTAGTAGATTTTTGTGAAGTGTGGTGCTAATTTAGTTAAAAATTCAATTTTATTATACAAAAATGCTAGTTATTTCTATTTTAAGTATCAGAACTAAAATATCCAACTTAATAAAGATGAATTATGTTTTGAAAATTATAATTTCGATATTTGCAATTGAAGAGATCATTCAATATTTTGTTTTGAAATATTTTAAACCTTAGAGTTTCAATAACGAATGTTTTATTGTGAAATACTAAAAGATAATCTATATTTGTATAAAATTTACTTGTTAAATTTCATAATCAAATCATTTTTTCGGTATGTAATCAATGATAAACTAAATAAATTGTATTTTAATTTTTCAAAAATGTGGAGTTATTTCCATTAAATAAATAAAAAAGCACTTTTGAAATTACCTTTGTTTGGTACAGTTTTAGTTACACAAAAAAAATATTTGCACATAAGAGATTAATATGTAAATTTACTTAAGCAATTTTCTCAAAATGGTGAATCGTAATCGTTAAATGATAATGATAGCTATTTTTTGATAACTTTGCTCCTCACACCAGGTAGATTACACTTTTTTATGAAATAATATTTTAGAGTTAAGCCAAATCCAAAACAATATTAATATCGTACTTATTATAAATCTTTTCAAGAAATTGGGAAATTCGTATAATTTCTACAAGCTTTTTATGAGAAGAGTAATATTTAAAAAGAAAATGGATAGTTATTTAGGGTTCAATACTCATAATTCCTATTGATTTCGAATTAAAAATAATTAATTGCTCAATGCAGTTTTAAATAATAGACGATGCCTAGAAAAGTTGTACAAGGTCCTATCAGGGATAAAGAGAAAACCAAACAAAAATTGCTTAACGCAGTTGGGAAAATTTTGAAAACTAAAGGTTATTCAGGATTAATGGTTAGTAAAATCGCGGCCGTTGCCGGTTTCGATAAGAAATTAATATACGAATATTTCGGAAGTACTGATAAACTTATTGATGAGTATATCAAATCTCAGGACTACTGGAGTAGAGTAGACGAAAAAGAATTGAATGTAGATCTTTCAGATGGTGGTAAAGAGATGTCAAAAATGGCTTTGCTTAATCAATATGAAAGTTTAAGAAAAAACAAAGAACTACAAAAAATTATCGTTTGGGAACTTTCTGAAAATCGCCCTATTCTTAAAAAATTATTCGAACAGCGTGAAGAAGTGGGTGAAAGTTTATTCACAAACATTACAGATCCGCATTTCGGCGAAAAATCTGACGAGTATAGAGCGATTACAGCATTACTTGTAGCAGGAATTTATCACTTAAATCTCTACACTGCACACAACGGAACTACCTTCTGTGGAATAGACACAAAATCTGAAGACGGTAGGAAGAAAATTGAGAAAGCTATTGTTGATATCATAGATTTCGCTTATCAGAAGAAATAATTATTTTCTAAAATTTTGACTTTACATACAGCTAAATTTGAAAATTTATATTTTCAAATTAGAACAATATTTCTTACTTTTGGGCTATGGAAAACTTTATAGTATCTGCAAGAAAATACCGCCCCCAACAGTTTGACACCGTTGTTGGGCAATCACATATTACAGATACTTTAGAGCATGCTATAGAAGAAAATCAGTTAGCACAGGCTCTGCTTTTCTGTGGCCCACGTGGAGTAGGTAAGACAACTTGCGCAAGAATTTTAGCAAGAAAAATAAACGAGAAAGACGGTTCTGTTTCAGAAGACGGTTTTGCTTATAATATATATGAGCTAGATGCTGCATCTAATAACTCTGTTGATGATATTCGTGAATTAATTGATCAGGTGCGTTTTGCACCGCAGGTTGGTCAGTACAAAGTGTATATTATTGACGAGGTACACATGCTGTCATCTGCAGCATTCAATGCCTTTCTGAAAACTTTGGAAGAACCGCCGGCTCATGCAATTTTCATTCTTGCAACGACTGAAAAGCACAAGATTATTCCTACCATTTTGTCTCGTTGTCAGATTTATGATTTCAAAAGAATTACAATTCTTGATATTCAGAGCCATTTAAAAGGTATTGCTGAAAAAGAAAATATTAGATATGAAGATGATGCTTTGTATTTAATTGCTCAGAAAGCAGATGGAGCATTACGAGACGCGCTTTCTATTTTTGACAGACTTTCTACGTTTTCACAGAAGAATATTACGTTGGCCAAAGCTGCCGAAGTTCTTAATATTTTAGATTACGATCAATATCTAAAGATTGTAGATTTTGCGAAAGAAAATAAAATTCCTGAAGTTCTTTTTGCTTTTAATGAAATTGTAAAAAGAGGGTTTGATCCGCATATTTTTATTGCAGGTTTAGGAAATCATTTCAGAGATTTAATGATGGCTCAGAATGCTTCAACAATTGATTTGATTGAAGTGGGAGAGCAGACCAAAACAAAATTTGTTGAGCAGGCTCAAAAATGGAATGCCCAGCAATTAATCGATGGAATTGAGATTTGCAATCACGCAGATATCAATTATAAAAATTCGAAGAACCCGAGGCTTACTGTAGAAATTGCTTTGATGCAATTGGCTTCTCTCACTGCAGGTGGAGATGTTGCTAAAAAAAAAAGTTTATAATATTAGCTCCCTTCCTTCATGAAAAGCAGGAGATAATATTACCTTCAAAAGTTCAGGTCGAACAAAAAAAAGAGGAATTAGTTGTAAACCCACAGCTTACAGAAGAAACATCAGCGGAAAGAACGATTAAAACTTCTTCAAAACCTTTGTCAAGACCTAAATCTTCATCAGGTTTCAGCATCAATTCTTTTTTAAATAAAGAAGAAAAACAAGAAGTTGAAGAAACCGCTGTTGTAACAAATGAGAATTTGCAGGAACATCATTTCACAGAAACTGATCTTCAGTCTGAATGGAACTTGATGCTTATGAATCTGCGTGCGAAAGATCCATTTGTTTATAATGCCATCAAATCTTTCAAACTTGAAAAGATTGATGAGAAATTAATTCAGGTTCAGTATCCTTCAGAGTCTGCAAAGGCAGAATTCGATAAGATAAGCGGTGAATTTTTCAATCATTTTAAAAGAAAAGTAAATAATTACGCAATCATAATTGAATATAAACAAGATGTTCAAAATCTTAAAATTGAGGTACTTACAACCAAGAAGAAGTTTGAAAGGTTTGTAGAGATGAATCCTTTATTAAAAGATCTTGATGATTTAATGAAGTTTGATTTAACTTAATTTTATATCTTTGTCAAATATTTGTGCAGAAAATATCATTTTTCCACAATATCATTTACATTTAAAAACTAGAAATAGACAATTCTTAAAGATTAAAGTGGAAAAATTATTATTCCCATATCTGTCTACTTTTACACCTGCTGATTTCTTTAGCAGTTATTTTAGTTTTGCTACTATTTATTATAGAAATTTCAGAAACTATTATCGATTTTATTGGTATAGCTAACTAAATTTCTTTCTCAAAAAATTCGGGAAAACTTATCATTTCCCATCCTCAATTTCGCTACATTTTTGTATCCATTTTTTGAAAAGAATTATAAATTAACTTTATAAGGCTTTGTCATTGAATATAAAATTTAAATAAAATAATACTTTACAATATGAACTTAATAGATTTAAAAAACGACTGGATCAACGAGTTTCCCCAACCGATGATGATTGCTGGGCCATGCAGTGCTGAAAGTGAAGCTCAAATGTTGGAAACAGCAAAAAGAATAAAAGATACCAATGCTCAGGTTCCAATTTTCCGTGCAGGAATCTGGAAACCGCGTACAAAACCTAATGGTTTTGAGGGAGTTGGAGTTATCGGTTTAAACTGGTTAAAAAAAGTAAAACAAGAATATGGATTTAAAACTGCTACAGAAGTTGCTAATGCTCATCACGTTGCTGCAGCTTTGGAAGCCGATGTTGATATTCTTTGGATTGGTGCAAGATCAACGGTAAACCCTTTTACAGTTCAGGAAATTGCTGAAGCTTTGAAAGGAACTAAGAAAACAGTTTTAGTGAAAAATCCTGTAAATCCAGATTTGGCTCTTTGGATTGGAGCTTTGGAGAGACTTTTAGGACAAGATATTAATAATCTTGGTGTTATTCACAGAGGTTTCTCTACATACCAAAAGACAAAATACAGAAATAATCCCAATTGGCAGATTGCTTTAGATTTTAAAAGTCAATTCCCGAATATTCCGATGTTGATCGATCCTTCACATATTTGTGGTAACAGAACAGGTTTGGCAGATATTACGCAAGAGGCTTTAAATGTTGGTTACCAAGGAGCTATCATTGAATCACATTCTAATCCTGATGAAGCTTGGAGTGATGCTTCTCAGCAGATTACCCCTGAAGTTTTAGCTAAATTAATTTTAAACTTAAAAGTAAGAAATTCAGGAATAGCGGGTTTTGATAACGAAATGGGAAGACACAGAACGTTGATTTCTGATCTTGATTTTCAAATGATAGAATTGCTATCTCAGCGTATGAAAATTTCTGAACAAATCGGAAAGCTGAAGAAAGAAAATGACATCGCCATCTTCCAGCCGGAACGTTGGAAAGTAATTACAGAATATGCCGTTCAAAAAGCAAAAGAAACAGGAATGTCTCAGGATTTTATTGAAAAGGTTTTCAAAGCAATTCACGAAGAGTCTATTGAAAAGCAAAATAATATTATGATCGACAGAAAGTAAAAAGTAGGAAACAGGTGTAAGGATTTAGAATTGAAAAATGCTTTGCAATAGCTCAAACTAAATCCTTTTACCTAAATCCTAATTCCTTATATTTGCAGTCATATATATGAAAGGAAAAATCATTAAATCTACAGGAAGCTGGTATCAGGTTTTGGAAACAGGAACCGATAAAATTTTTGAGGCGAGAATTCGTGGAAAATTCAAGCTGATCAAAACCAGACTGACCAATCCTCTTGCTGTGGGTGATTTTGTCGAATTTCAATTGGAGCAGGATGATATTGCATGGATTACAAAGATTGATCCACGTAGGAATTACCTGATCAGAAAAGCCGTCAACCTTTCTAAAGAAGCGCATATCATTGCTTCAAACATTGATATTGCTTGTTTTATTTTTACACTAAAACATCCTGAAACATCTTTTGGTTTTCTCGACCGTTTTCTTGCTTGTTGTGAAGCTTACAACATCAAACCACTTATTCTTTTCAATAAAATGGATGTTTTGAATGAGGAAGAAATAGAAGTGGTAAAAGATATTCAGTTTTTGTATCAGGAAATTGGATATGACAGTTTAGAAATTTCATCTTATTCTAAACTTAATCTTGAAGGTTTACAAGATCTTTTAAAAGATCAGACTTCTGTATTTTTCGGGCATTCCGGATGTGGAAAATCTACTTTGGTTAACGCATTGCAGCCTGACCTGAATCTACGTACATCAGAAATTTCAGACACTCATCTTAAGGGTAAACATACAACTACTTTTGCTCAGATGCATTTTTGGCATTTCGGTGGAAATGTAATTGATACTCCCGGTGTGAGGGAGTTTGCCATGATTGATATTGAAAAAGAAGAAGTTCAGCATTATTTTCCTGAAATATTCAGAAAGAGAAAAGAGTGTAAATTTCATAATTGCATGCATATCAATGAGCCAAAATGTGCCGTTCTTGATTCTTTAGAGACGGGAGAAATTCAACATTCACGATATTCTACGTACATCAAACTGATGGAAGAGGCTGAAGAAAATTCTCAAAACTAAATTTTACTGTTTTAAAAATTCATCGTTGGTTTGCTTTATTGATTCAAATTGAATAGATAATTTATTTGCGTCTTAATATTTATATTTTCTTATTGCGAAATATATAATAAAATCATTAGATTATTGTAAATACAAAACCCAGCCGAAGCTGGGTAAAAACTAATAACCATGAAAACTCAAATTAAACATGAGAATCGAATTTATAATTGCAATTTGTGTGCCAAAAACACATGTCATATTTCTTAATAAATGTTATTTTGTGTTAAAATTAATTTGAAAATATATTTAGATATTTTTCGTAATTTTGCAGCATTAAAAAAAATATACATTTATGTCTAACATTACATTTACTATGATTAAGCCTGATGCAGTTACTGATGGGCACATCGGAGCTATTTTAGGGAAAATTTCAGAAGGAGGTTTCAAAATTAAAGCTTTAAAATTAACTCAGCTTACTGTTGCTGATGCTAAGAAATTCTATGAAGTTCACGCTGAAAGACCATTTTATGGAGAATTGGTTGACTTTATGAGTTCAGGGCCAATTGTTGCTGCTGTTTTGGAAAAAGATAATGCTGTTGAAGATTTCAGAACTTTAATTGGTTCTACAAATCCTGCTGATGCTGCTGAAGGAACTATCAGAAAAATGTTTGCTAGAAGCATCGGAGAGAATGCTGTGCACGGATCTGACTCTGATGAGAATGCTCTTATTGAAGCACAATTTCATTTTGCAGGAAGAGAGATTTTCTAATCAAAACTCTTAGAAATAAAAAAATCCGGATAATTTCCGGATTTTTTCGTTTTTAAGTGATTAATTGAAATTTATCTGCCATTTCGTCACTGAAGATATCTCAATCAATCATTAATATTATTATAACTTTAATTAAAAATAAGAATAAATAATTAAAATTACATTGTCAATTTCGCAAATATGTTTTGATATAATTATTTAGTTGGCGTGAATATATTGTTATTGTGAAAAATTCCGTGTTTCCATCGATGGCTTTAATTTAAAAAAATCAGAGCTTTGCATCTATAAATTAATATCAAAAACAGAGACTGATTATACTTTTAGAAGCTCTATTGTTCTTTCCGGACTTTCAGCAGAAAAAACTGCATTACCAGCAACTAAAACATCAGCACCTGCTTCAAATAATTTGGAAGCGTTATCTAAATTTACACCGCCGTCAATTTCGATTAAAGCTGTAGAATTATTGCTTAAAATTAAATCTTTAGTCTCTGCAATCTTCTTGTAGGTATTTTCGATAAATTTCTGACCACCAAATCCCGGGTTTACACTCATCAATAAAACCAAATCTACATCGGCAATAATATCTTCAAGCATTAAAACAGGCGTAGAAGGATTAAGTACAACACCAGCTTTTGCACCTTTGCTTTGAATCAAATTAATGGTTCTGTGAAGATGTGTACACGCTTCGTAATGTATAGAAACTAAATCAGCTCCGTACTCAATAAATTCTTCAACATACTTTTCTGGTTCTAAAATCATCAAATGCACATCCACGAATTTTTTTGCGTGCTGCTGAATAGTTTTCATAACCGGAAAACCAAAAGATATATTGGGAACAAATCTTCCATCCATTACATCAACATGTAGCCAATCGGCTTGAGAATTGTTGAGCATTTCAATATCTCTTTGTAGATTCCCGAAGTCTGCTGATAATAGGGAAGGAGCGATGAGTTTAGTTTTCATTTTTACTTATATTTCTTTTATTTTTTTAAAATGGATTGACAAATAGAAAATAATACGAAAATATGCCTACAATCAATATCGCTTCTATAATTGCTAGCTTAATATTATTTATTTTCATTACCAATAATCTATCAATAACAAACAATATTAGTGGAAAAATACTTATAATTAATAGTGTTTCAAGAATCATATTGTAGGCAGATCCTATTTTTGGAGGATTAAAAATTTTATATATCATTAAAAATAATACGTAAGCGAAAAATAATGTCACTATAACTGATATAAAAGTTGGCTTTCGTATTAAATGACTGAAAAAACTTTTCATCTTAATGATACTTCAGTTTCATTTCTGGTGTAATCTTCAATAGTGTTTCGTAAATTAATTGAATCACATTTCCGACATCTTCTTTTGAAACCATTTCTACTGTTGTATGCATGTATCTTAAAGGCAATGAAATCAATGCGCTTGGTACGCCTCCGTTTGAATGTGCAAACGCGTCAGTGTCTGTTCCTGTCGCTCTGCTTGCGGCAGCTCTTTGGAAAGGAATTTCTTTCTTTTTTGCAGTGTCAATAATCAATTCTCTGATCACATGGTGAACACTTGGTGCAAAGAAAACTACCGGGCCATCACCACATTTTTGATCTCCTTCTTTTTTCTTTTCAATCATTGGAGTTGTGGTGTCATGCGTAACGTCTGTTACGATGGCAATATTTGGCTTGATGGTGTCAGCAATCATATCTGCGCCATACAAGCCAACTTCTTCCTGAACAGAATTGGTAATATATAAGCCAAAGGGAAGTTGTTTTTTATTCTCTTTTAAAAGTCTTGCAACTTCAGCAATCATAAATCCGCCGATTCTGTTGTCTAAAGCTCTGCAGACAAAATAACGGTCATTCATTTCGAAAAACTCATCTGGATAAGTAATCATACATCCAACGAAAATTCCTAAATCTTCAACTTCCTGTTTTGTAGTTGCTCCACAATCAATGAATATATTTTCAATTTTTGGGGTAGGTTCGTTTTGGTTTGCGCTTCTTGTGTGAATCGCAGGCCAGCCGAAAACACCTTTTACAATTCCTTTTTCACCATGAATATGGACGATTTTTGAAGGGGCAATCGTTTGATCAGAACCTCCGTTTCTGATAACATAAATCAATCCGTCATCTGTAATGTAATTGACGTACCAAGAAATTTCATCAGCGTGAGCTTCAATCACCACTTTGAATTCGGCTTCGGGATTAATGATTCCGTAACAGGTTCCGTAGTGATCAACCTCGATTTTGTCAACGTATGGAGTGATGTAATCCATCCACACTTCCTGGCCTTTGTGTTCGTATCCGGTTGGTGATGAAGTGTTTAAATATTTTTCTAAAAATTTCAAAGATTTCTTCTCGAATTTCATATTTAAGGAATGATTTTTGTAGTTAAGTTTCGTTATAATACGTGTAAAAATAATGAAATTTCATAAAATCACCTTTCTTTTTCTGTTCTTTTTTGGTGTTGTTGCACTCGGGCAGCAAAGGGATTCTATTATTGCTAAACCTTTAAGCCAATATCCTCAAGATCAACTGAAAACTGATGAATTTGGCAATAAATATTATTATGATGAAAGACAAAAGGCTAAAATCTATGAGATTAATGGTGAGACTGTAGTAGTGATGGATGAATTGGTTTTGCTTAATAAACCTAAGTTTAATAATCAACTAGATAAGAATTATTATTTCTTCCTCAATAAAAAATTGTACAGAGTATATCCTTTATTTCTAACGGCATTGCAGCAATACAGAGATATTCAGGTTGAAATGAAGATTATGGATACCGCTGCCAAAAGGAAATATATCAAAGACCGTCAAAATATGCTTGCAGATCAATATGAAAAGCAACTGAGAGATTTAACGACAACAGAAGGTCAGGTTTTTGCAAAATTAATGAACAGAGCGACAGGGAAAAATGTTTTCGAAATCATTAAAGAAATGCGTGGTGGCTGGAGTGCCTTCTGGTGGAACGTAAAAGGTAAATTGGCAGATATCGATTTAAAAGACCGATACAATCCACATAAAAATAGAACCGATGAGTTTTTAGAATCTTTACTACAATCCAATTGGAATTCAGGTTATTTGCAACCTTATCCCGGAGCAAGAGATTTTAAAGTTTCCAAATAATAAAAATTCCTGTAAAAATATTTTACAGGAATTTTTCTTTTAATTTTTCAAAAACGATAATATCTACAGGTAACGTAAAAGGATTTACTTCTGTATCTATAGGAAGCCATTCTGTTTTTTCTATGCAAGGGTCGAGAATCAGAAAATCTTCTTCATTGGTAATTTTCACTATATAATATATAGTAAGGAGTTGCTCATTTTCTCTGAATCTTGAAACTAAAAAATCTTCCTGCGTGTAAAGATGTTCTACTATATCTATTTTTACGTTGAGCTCTTCGTCAAACTCACGGTGAAGACATTCAGTTAATCCTTCTCCAAATTCTAATCCGCCACCGGGAAATTTCAATAAAGGCTGTCCTGCATGTTCTTCAAAAAGCGTGAGAACTTTATTATCTTTTACTGCACAGGCATAAACTCTCACGTTAATCTTATCAATCATATTTAATATTTTGTAAAGCTAATTTAAGAATTTCTATCGGAAGAATGAGTCTGATTCTATATTACAATTAACTTTCAGCTTCCTGCTTCAAATCTTCTAACTTAACAGCATTGATCATTTCCCTTTTTCCGGGTGGACCTTGCTTTTTTTCCACATTAAAATTGAGTTCTTTCAGAATTCTTCTTACGCTTCCTTTTGAGGAGTAGGTCGTTAACAATCCGTTGACACTCATTTTATCTGAAACCATCTCGAATAAAGGCTTTTCCCAAAGATCGGGCTGTACTCGCGCACCGAAACAATCGTAATAAACCAGGTTAATCTTCGGTAAATCAATGTTTTTCAGGTCAAAAAAGTCACATTGTATCTTTTTTAAATGAAAACCCTTAATGATTTCTTCTGATTTCTCCCATTCAGTTTGATGAATTTTTTGATAAATATTTTTTAATTCTGGGTTGTCAAAAAGGTCGAAGTAGGCTAAATTTTCGATTTCAGATTCATTTATCGGGTATTTTTCAAGTGTAAAATAGTTGATAATATGATTTTTGTCAGTTTTTAAATATTCATTAATTGTTACCAAAACGTTTAAACCTGTTCCAAAACCGAGTTCTAAAATGTTAATTTCGCAATCATTTATCAGATTTAATCCGTTTTTAATAAACACGTGTTCGGCTTCTTGTAACGCACCATGGTG contains:
- the rpe gene encoding ribulose-phosphate 3-epimerase, which codes for MKTKLIAPSLLSADFGNLQRDIEMLNNSQADWLHVDVMDGRFVPNISFGFPVMKTIQQHAKKFVDVHLMILEPEKYVEEFIEYGADLVSIHYEACTHLHRTINLIQSKGAKAGVVLNPSTPVLMLEDIIADVDLVLLMSVNPGFGGQKFIENTYKKIAETKDLILSNNSTALIEIDGGVNLDNASKLFEAGADVLVAGNAVFSAESPERTIELLKV
- a CDS encoding M28 family peptidase is translated as MKFEKKSLKFLEKYLNTSSPTGYEHKGQEVWMDYITPYVDKIEVDHYGTCYGIINPEAEFKVVIEAHADEISWYVNYITDDGLIYVIRNGGSDQTIAPSKIVHIHGEKGIVKGVFGWPAIHTRSANQNEPTPKIENIFIDCGATTKQEVEDLGIFVGCMITYPDEFFEMNDRYFVCRALDNRIGGFMIAEVARLLKENKKQLPFGLYITNSVQEEVGLYGADMIADTIKPNIAIVTDVTHDTTTPMIEKKKEGDQKCGDGPVVFFAPSVHHVIRELIIDTAKKKEIPFQRAAASRATGTDTDAFAHSNGGVPSALISLPLRYMHTTVEMVSKEDVGNVIQLIYETLLKITPEMKLKYH
- a CDS encoding DUF4294 domain-containing protein — its product is MKFHKITFLFLFFFGVVALGQQRDSIIAKPLSQYPQDQLKTDEFGNKYYYDERQKAKIYEINGETVVVMDELVLLNKPKFNNQLDKNYYFFLNKKLYRVYPLFLTALQQYRDIQVEMKIMDTAAKRKYIKDRQNMLADQYEKQLRDLTTTEGQVFAKLMNRATGKNVFEIIKEMRGGWSAFWWNVKGKLADIDLKDRYNPHKNRTDEFLESLLQSNWNSGYLQPYPGARDFKVSK
- a CDS encoding NUDIX domain-containing protein, with product MIDKINVRVYACAVKDNKVLTLFEEHAGQPLLKFPGGGLEFGEGLTECLHREFDEELNVKIDIVEHLYTQEDFLVSRFRENEQLLTIYYIVKITNEEDFLILDPCIEKTEWLPIDTEVNPFTLPVDIIVFEKLKEKFL
- the mnmD gene encoding tRNA (5-methylaminomethyl-2-thiouridine)(34)-methyltransferase MnmD, producing the protein MEREIRTTNDGSKTLFINELNENYHSHHGALQEAEHVFIKNGLNLINDCEINILELGFGTGLNVLVTINEYLKTDKNHIINYFTLEKYPINESEIENLAYFDLFDNPELKNIYQKIHQTEWEKSEEIIKGFHLKKIQCDFFDLKNIDLPKINLVYYDCFGARVQPDLWEKPLFEMVSDKMSVNGLLTTYSSKGSVRRILKELNFNVEKKQGPPGKREMINAVKLEDLKQEAES